The following proteins come from a genomic window of Nodosilinea sp. FACHB-141:
- a CDS encoding allophycocyanin subunit alpha-B: protein MSVVSQVILNADDELRYPTTGELKAIEEFLKTGEQRTRIAATLSENEKKIVDQASRELWRRRPDFIAPGGNAYGQKQRSLCIRDYGWYLRLVTYGVLAGDQTPIEAIGIVGVREMYNALDVPVPGMAEAIRCLKEASLNLLSDEDAAEAQPYFDYIIQAMS, encoded by the coding sequence ATGTCTGTTGTTAGCCAAGTTATTTTGAATGCCGACGACGAGCTGCGCTACCCAACCACCGGCGAGCTCAAGGCCATTGAAGAATTTTTGAAGACTGGCGAGCAGCGCACCCGCATTGCCGCTACTTTGTCTGAAAACGAGAAAAAGATTGTTGACCAGGCCAGCAGAGAGCTATGGCGGCGACGACCCGACTTCATCGCCCCCGGCGGCAATGCCTATGGTCAAAAGCAGCGTTCTCTCTGCATTCGTGACTACGGCTGGTACCTGCGCCTGGTCACCTACGGCGTGCTGGCTGGTGACCAGACTCCCATTGAGGCCATTGGCATTGTGGGCGTCCGCGAAATGTACAACGCTCTTGACGTGCCCGTACCCGGCATGGCTGAAGCCATCCGCTGCCTAAAAGAGGCTTCTCTGAATCTGCTGTCTGACGAAGACGCCGCCGAAGCTCAGCCCTACTTTGACTACATCATCCAAGCGATGTCGTAG